The Pelodiscus sinensis isolate JC-2024 chromosome 6, ASM4963464v1, whole genome shotgun sequence sequence AGGTGAGAACGCCTTTGCAGGATTGGACCCGAATGATTTTTCTATGCtcgatttttttttaacattcccCGCTGGTACTACTAGCAGTGCTGGCGATGCAGGGAGCATTAGGATAGACAGTATTCAAGTTCCTGCAAATGAGTGAACCACATTTTAAACCTGCTCTGAGCAAGTCTAACCAATGACAGTGGTTGCCAGTCTACACCAGACCCTCCGTTGCGGGCATTTCTCATGGAGCTGCGCCAGCTGTAACAATGGTGGGGAAAAGCCTAGTTGTATACACAACTGcaatacactatggctgtgtctacactgggccacttattctggaaaagcagccgcttttccggaataacttgaaagctgtctaccctggccgcttgcttttctggaaaagcaatggcggtctactgtaaaattgtcagtgcttttccggaaaaactatgctgctcccgtttgggcaaaagtccttttccggaaaaactattccggaaaagggccagtgtagacagcacagtagtcttttccgcaaaaaagccccaatcgcgaaaatgacgatcggggcttttttccggaaaagcacgtctacattggccacggatgcttttccggaaaaagggcttttctggaaaaagggcttttccggaaaagcattctgccaatgtagatgctctttttccagaaatacttataacggaaaactgttccgttttaagcatttccggaaaagggtgccaatgtagacacagcctacgcgAGTTGAAAAGTGTTGTAATAAGTAGAGAATTACTTAAATCAAACTTTGTGCAGCCTTTTTTGGGGACTTTGGCAGTTAACTAAACTAATCACTACCAGGTTAATCAAGAGCTGAAGAGAACTAAAAGGTGTTGGGGTATCAGGAAAAACTGTATGTTTGAAGTAAGCTGTAAGAAATGGCACTAAACATTTTAAATACCATGCTTAAGTTAATTAGAAACTGGATAATCTATTACTGGTCAACAGAATCAAACATGTATGCACAGTCAATCCTTCTCTacatttccttcctttccccaaaTAACTAATCTTCTAAAAGGGAACCTGATCAATTCATCACAAATGCAACATCTGCTGGAAGAAAACACCCCGTGAAATTATTTCTTAGACAATATTCATTCCTAAACCATTGTGAATGTAATGTGAAAGCCATACGGGGTTGTAAACATAAGGAGATGACTCAACTGTGGGAGAACAGAAGGCTTCTAGGAACTGGGGACCTCAGTGGCCATGTTGGGTAATTCTCCATTCTCCCCTGAAGGGACAATTTCCTACCCTCATGTGGAAGTAGCTGTCTTTTCACTGGTAACTGCCGATGGAGGAATGGGAATTGTGAGAATCGCTGAGCAAAACCAATCTGCAATTAGAATGGGAAAAGATAAAAGCTAACTTGGAAGCGTGCCATCAACGCCTGCTGCCTTTGATCTCTACTCCCTTCCTAGACTCTAAAATGAAGAAGGGTCTTATCTGAAGTGCAGTGTATCAAACCGATTACACTCCCAACATCCTGCTGTTGCTGAACACTCATTTCAAAAATAGCTACAGACGTTGTATCTGCCAACATGCTAAAGAAAAAAGGAGGGATGTCCGGAGAGAGAAATATGTTTTAACTCCAGTGCCCTGAGGGACTAGGACGTCTATTTTGGAAGGCCAGAGTGGACAAAAGGAAGCACTTTGCTACAGGAGAGGTATTGTtagtgtgtatgtgagagacagGAAGAGAACCCAATGGAAACATGTCATTTCAAGGGATTGACATTTACAGCTTATCGCACATATGACTTCTTTTGCTACCATACCTGACTTCAGAGTAAAGCACAGGATCTAGGCTCCCGGAAAGGATTACTCCCAGCAGGAATTCCTATTAGCAGGGCATCTTTGCAGGCGTTCTGCATACAATACTGCTGAAGTTCTGCGGCTGCCTGAGAGACCTGTAGAAGGAAAAAGAAACACCCTTACAAAGGGGAAACCAGTTCATTCCCTGATATCTACTCATTAATGCTGCTCCCAAAGCAAAAAAAGCTGATTAAGGTAACGCAGATTCAGATGCCCAAAGCCCTGAGGAGGCAAAGGCTATTTTACATCAGTATTTTCAATGCTGAGCTGCAGCAGCGTGTAGAACGAAGGTATTAGTGCCACAGAATTCAGTCCCAATGTATCACGGAGCAGTTCTGTTTTCTTGTGTACTTTAGTACAAATAATCACATAGCAACGTACACAATGCTTTCCACCATGGAAAACATCcttcctgtcccaaagagcttaagTGCTAAACAAGAAAATATATCAGGCAAGACATAGgaagagagcagcagcagctatcTATGCTCACAGACTCTAGCTCTCCTGCTCTTTGAAGCCCCAGCACTCCCAAAAGAAGGGATTTGGGGATTTATTTTCTGGACTGAGGACAGTGACCCCAGCATTCACATTTTCCAAACCCACAATTGCCACAAATAGACCATCCATCCTTGAGGCACAGTGAGGTTGCTGCCAATCTCAGACTGTCAGATCCAGCAACATTCCCATGCACGTGGTGTGATGTGTCTCCACTCTCTTACTCAGTCCCCTTTTTGGGGTCTACTtcaggtgtggccaacctgagcctgagaaggagccacagtttaGCTATGTCCATTGCAGaagagctacagtaatttgtcagcagtctccatcaggtgcctcctctcccatctccagtatcttttgcccaccagcagccccaccgaTCAGCGCCTGCTCTTCCTTCCCCACGCCTCCTGCCCATTGCAATCAGCTTTTTCACGGCactcaggaggctctgtggggaagggaaggagtgagGGTGCAATACGCTTTgaggaggtggagccaggagttgagcactGGAAAGCTGGCACCTGTAGCGGCAGACCCAGAgtcagtgcctgagcaaggagccacatattaacttcagaagagccacaggtggctctagagccacaggttggccacccctggtctacttGTTCTGTCCGTTGTCAGCCACCGCTCCCCCGCAATATTTATTGTTCTGAATATCTCATCCCACCACGCTATGTTCAGAGCCTCAGAGATACTTGAGGCAGCCTCTACCAACAGGCAATAGTAGAAGAGACTCTGCATCACAGTAGAAGTAGACTGGCTAATTGCCATTTTCCCTGACAGCACAGCCTCCCCTTCTGGAATGCCTAAACTGGGGTCTCTTTCCTGGTCCCTGCCTGGGACTGGACCCATCCTTTCTGAGCCACACCAGTCTCTGGATGGCACCACCAGTCACTACTGAGAAGCATGAAAACTGGACCCTTTCCTATTCGGTGACCATGCACTCACGTAGCTAATAAGAGTATTAAGTACCCTATGCCAATACCAAAGCACAGAAGATAAGGGCAGGGCTACAAAGTGCTCTGCCGTGGAGTGATTGGCAAAGTGTCCCCTGGATACGCCCGTTTGTACAGTGCTCAGCACCACTTTGCCGGGCAAACTTTGCAGCCAGCCACTGAGCAAGCAGTCATGCATATCCTGCTGCTATTGATAACTATATCCAAAGGAGATGCACACCTTGCATGCAGCATCTGTGCAGTAACAGTCTACATGATACAGGTCAGTACTGTTCATTGACCATCTGCCATTATTGCTTGTGCACTCTCCATGTAAACCAATTGTACTCTATTTCTCCCTCATTCCCTAATCAGCAGATGGCAGTAAATGTGCTCAGCCTAGCAGACTCCCTTGTGCAGGTCCCTTTGCATAGGTATCACTTTCCCAGAGGAGGAGCTTGGTCTAAAATTGCTCCCTGGGCACTCATCTGGAGAGGAGAGCAACAACCCTACCAGGTTGTGCAATCAAGAGGGTAGATTTCCCTCTGATAATTCCTCACATATTCAGAGCATCCAGAAGACAGCACAATGTTCTCCAACACAGCATCCAGCTCAGCACCTTTTAAAATCCCCCAGCATGTTGCTACATCTCATTTATGCTAAGAAGCTCACATTTTACTGCGTTGTGATCAAATGATCTCGCTAAGAGAaattttgtctgatttttttttttaaaagtccaacAAAATCAGAGATCCCAATAAACCACCCAAACTTCTTCAAACAAAGAACAAGACGGAAAATTTCTGCCTGACAGGTGAATGTTACTGAGAGTAAAAACAGAACATTAGAATGGAAATGCTTAGGTACCCTTAGCTGTAATACAGTAGAACTCTGCACATttctactacagtaaaactctgatagtccggcatccaactgttcagcagtcctgatactccagcatcaaaatgccaagcgctcctgaccagtTGATTAAAAAGTCTAATCTGATGAAGCAAAAGGTTAGGCGGGGgagtgggatcgtgttacagtatggagaagagcattttgcttcagctaaggagaggggaggaggaggaggatcaggttacagcagggaggagagagacaggaagaggaaaggggaggggagatggagggagattgtgtcctggccagctgttaagccgtgcagctgtaccggacctcccgattctccggcaaatctgataatccggcaccacgtaggtccaaaaggtgccggattatcggaagtctactgtatttgttGACAGGCTATTAACTGCAGACTCCTAAATGTAATGCATGAACATGCAAGCAAACGAATGATAAACTATAATCCCTGTTACTCAATCACAGGCTAGAGGTACTTTGTCATTTTAACTAATATTGCTTAATTTTAATTATGGATGAGCATTATTAGTAAATGTATTGGAGAGAATGGTGCATAGATGTCAACCAAACATGCTACTTTCTTCATGTAATTGTGCAGGTCAGGGAGTTATGCATTTGCTGCTTTCACTCCAAAGCAGATGAACACAAATTCAGAAACAACAAAGACTAGATTTTTCTATTTATAAAATAGTCGGCTTAGTGTCTACAATTTAAAGTATTGAAGATGTATTCAAATCCAATCTCAAGGTAAGTCTGTGTTTTATGAATTAGGTAGGGTAAGGCTGGAGTTATGAGAGAGGAAGAAAATCCTGGATGCAAATTAATTTGACTTTTATTGTTTTAGACTCTGAACCAATGTTGGACTTCTCCTTTAACAAAGCAACTGTAGAACATGGAATGTTAAAATAATCACTACAAAGAGTCACTTTTATTGTTGGCAGAATTTTATAGAAGAAATAATGATAAAAACAAATACATCTAGAAAttggcaggcctcattaccacttCTCTATGCAAGTCTAATTGGAAGTAGGTGAGCTCAACAAGTTGAGGCCTACATTATCTTGTTTGTGGATCAGCAGAAATAATTAACAAGGTTCTGCTACATTATTCTTTATAGCCTTTTTTTCTGGGAAATGCCCTCTTGCCACATTGATGAGCTGGATGAGCAAacacccctcccgccccccatgctgcctccaaGGCTCAGAACCTGTCCCCAAAACTAGATCATTCAGTCCCAGTCTCCCAGGCATTTATTGAAATACTGTATCTCACACCCAGCTCCATGCAGATAACAAAAGTCAGTTGCACACACTGCTGAAGCACCTCTAGTCCCACCAGCCTTCTCCAATCTTgcacttccctccaccctcaggcTTGGCCTAGTCCTTGCCTACTTCTGACCTACTGAGCTGGCTCAGGAAGGGGCTGCTCTTTAACATCAAATCCTATGGAACAACAGAAATTAGGCCAATGTTAAAAAGGGCAATCAGCTtctggctttttttccccttgcaaACCACAGATCATGGGAGTTGCTCAGCATGATGAGACTTTCATGCTGTTTGCTGCATTCTTGTAACATAAACAAAAAGCTACCACAGCTGAAAGACACTGAAGCATTTCCCAGGATCCCAGATCAGAAGGTTCCTGCCACAGACCAGCCCACCAGCCTAGGAACCAAGCTGTACCCAGAAGCAGCAACCCCCTGGGCAGACTGGTAGAACCTACAACTGCGGTACGAAgcccccgttttttttttttacccagcCCAAGTCATGAAGCCTTGATCAcaaccctccagccctgccccaaagagcctgGCAGTGAGGCGAGGCTGGGGAGCACTGATCTCTGCACACGCCCACGGCAACTAAACAGAGCAGCTGCTGTGTTTGGGTCGCCCAAAGGAGCCAAGCCTGGTACCGACCAGAACCTAGACCCGTACCTGGAGCAACAGCATCCCTAGGTTCTAACTCCTGACCCCTCGCCGGGGCTTGCATATGTGGCTCctcaccccatctctgcagactTAGCAGCCAAAACCCCTTCCTCGCCGCTGGGTGCGACTGTCTGAGATTCGCACGGGGTGACCAGTGCGGAAAACTGGAGGTGTAGAGGGGTTACGGCTGTTACAACAAAGCCCCTGCTATGGAGAAATCTGGCCACCGGCTGGTCGGCGCTAGCAGAGGGGTGGCTGGACCCCCAGCCTAGCGCAACTAACTTGGCTCCTTCCGCCGAAAACGGGATTCCCCCCCAAACAGAGCCACATTCCTCGCCCACTTGGTCCCTGGCCTCCGATTTAGCAGCGAGTCACCAGCGCCCAGCTCTCCCCATCCGCTGTGCGGGCAAGCCGCTCCCTGCCTGCGGCTCTCACCTTGATCCTCTCCATCCCCGCCTCCAGCTTCAGCTGCTCCACCAGCCGCTGCATGCTGCTCAGGCTGTTGTTGGAAGACATGCTGGCGGCGAGCTCGGCACCCAAGCGAGCCCAGCCCCGGGAGACGCACGGCAGCAGGAACTGAGCTcagagggggaggaggcggcCCCGCGAGTCTCCAAGGAGCGGTCCCTGCCCAGAGCACCATCTAGAGGCCAGCACAGCAAGCAAAGTGCCGCTTGTCCCAGCCCTCAGGGTTGGGTCCATGCAAAGGGAGGGCCCGATCCTGCCATGCGTCCTGCGTGGCAGCCCACTTTCTGCACCGCCGCCTGTCTTCCAAAGGTCGGGACTCGGGATCATGCCATACTGGCTTCTCTTTGAGGAAGGAAAACAAAGCCAATGTGAAGAAAACGGGAGGCGTCCCTTTCTTCCACCTGCCCCACAGGCACAGTCTGAAGCACAATGTCCCAGTTGCTAGCAGCGTTGGAAGATTACTTCATCCATCCATGTGCCGTATAAGGATCCATCCACACATGTGAATCTTATAACTTCCACTGAAAGCtccttgaagtcaataggagtttttcaATTAGTTTCAGGGGTTTGGATTAGACTTTTTTGATTGTGTAGAACTGactttcacagatatttgctCAAGTGGATCTTTTGGGGACCTGTAAATTTGGGGTAGAACCGTTGTACCAGGGTCACTAGAATTAGCTCAATTCTGCAGATAATAGTTaaacaaaaacagaaatattGGTACATAAATATTGTACCCAATGACCACATTTGCAAAACCTTAATATGAATAAATGTCATACAAAATCCTAGCCGGACAGCAGCTAGAAATTGTAACTTGCAGATAAAACTTGGAAGTTCTCCCAGGTACTAATGTTCAAAAGTTACAAACTATTCTGAGGCTAAATAGAACCAATGTATCAAGAAAAATCAAACCCCTGAGAGGCAGCCAGTTATACCCAGCATATTTTAGGCATGGGTCCACTTGCTCAGATACCAGTGTCTGTTCAGAACCCCATGACAGCAGCGGTGGACAAGTGGTGGCCCGCAGCCTGCATGCAGCATGGAGTTGTCTTTGTGGCCCACAGGACATTTTATTTACTATTGCCCATGGGACAGAGTTGTCAGATTCTGCTAGTAGTTTTTTTCCTAGCTGTATTATTAAAGAAACACATACTTAAAgccaagggcacatgaagtgaggtgggtGCTGACTTCATACAATATTGGTTGTGAAAgacatgcgctccctctgcatccaatcaaagcactgctatggctCAATCGGCACACCCAGAAAATTCTAGATACACAAAACCTGTGAGGtcgagatggagggccactcatgtaacctactcactagcctaggttgtccaTCCCTACATTAAAATCAAGTGCAAGGATCTGCCTACTCTGACCCAAATGCAGGATGAGAGTCTTATGGCTGGTTTGCACTAGCAAGTTAGGTCAGCTCATGTGGTAGGCACAAGGAGGCACATGACCCCAAATTCAAGGGCAGCTGGGGCAAGGCGCCGGCCAGCAGCAGACAGGAGGACTAGTGGAGGAGGTGTGGTCTGGTGCCCACAACAGGGGTCTGTCTCCCTGCACTTATCTGCAATGGTGCAGTAAGTGGTGCAACAGCTCCAGCTGCATCACTTGGCGGCGGGTGGGGGCTGCCTCACACTCACCATCTGAAGACCGctgtgactgggggcgggggggacaaaggggctgtgtctagactgcatcccttttccgtaaaagagatgcaaattagacacatggcaattgcaaatgaagcggggatttaaaaaaaggaataagggatctttcggaataggctttattttccaaaagatctccgtctagactggcgcttttttccggcaaagccccgagctgggaaaaagcggcagccatgtttatgcaaatgaagcgagggggggatttaaatccccgcttcatttgcaattgcgatgtgtctaatttgcatcccttttatgtaaaagggatgcagtctagacacagccaggaagttGAAGCTGCTCTGCAAGCTCTGCTTGCTTTGCAGCTGCCAGTGAATGCAGGAGAAAGGGGTGCAGACCCGCCCAGTCAGTGTCATACATTATGCTCCACTAGACCCCCCAGGCCACATCACTCTGAgcaagggctggggagaggaagggtctaGAGTGTAGGGGAGTTATCCTGGCTGGTGGGGGAACAGAAATAGTGTAGGTTGTTGACTCCGTACGTCAACAACAGTTTTTCTCTGTGCTTGGAAAACACTTTGTACAATCATCTTGTTAACTCTTAGCATTCAGTTCACCATCACTACAGTATTAGCTGGAGGTATAATTCGAGAGTGGcccttactctgactcctgtctGCATACACTAGTCTTTAGCTTACATTATAGTGAGGTAGTTGAGTTAGTCTaacaagaaaaatttaaaaaacatcaaatagactagtagcaccttaaagactaacaaaacatgtagatggtatcatgagctttcatgggcacaaatcgcttcttcagatgacttcagtatcatctgaagaagtgggttgcacccacaaaagctcatgataccatcatgctttgttagtctttaaggtgctactagtctatttgttgttttttaagttttagctTAAGTTAGTTAATGCTATAAACTCTAGCTAGCAGGCCCAGCTGGAGGTGCAGGGGGAAACTTGACAGCTCAAGTTAATAATGAAGAGGAAATGCAGCTATTCTGTGCAATTGATCAGGTCATTCTATGCAACTCCAGTGTAAGTTTGGTGCTCACCCAAGCTACCAGGATGAGAGCAAACCCTGCACTAGTGAAATAGCATACCATGTACCAGAAAGAATGCAGGTTTGGTGGATGCATTTGGATTTTAGCACAGCTTCTGAAGCTCCTTGTGCACATTTTCTGTGCTAACAAATGGGCAATACCTTTAATAAAACGTAATAAACAGTTCTAGTATAATTCTTCAGGAGGGTGACCACGCCTCGTCCTTTAAATACTTCATGTCTCACACATATCGGCTACGtcgacactggcatgattttccggaaatgcttttaacggaaaagttttccgttaaaagcattttcggaaaagagcacctagattggcacagatgcttttccgcaaaagcactttttgcggaaaagcgtccatgccaatctagacgcggttttgcgcaaaaaaagccccgatcgccattttagccatcggggctttttttgcgcaaaacagtactgtgctgtctacactggccttcttgcgcaaacgATTTGCGCAAGACGGCTTTTGCCGGACCAGGAGcagcacaaaagcagatgattttgtggaaaaacttgccagtctagacacagccatccaatATAAGGGCATTACGAAGCATCTGTTCTGCTAAAAGCCAGTCTTTCCAGGCAGTGATGCTGAAAGGGCTCCCTGCTGCGACAGAAGTGCTTGTGCAGAAGTGTCGCGCAGGACGCTGGCTACCTAGCGCCCAGACTTTCTCCTGGCGCTGCCCCTAATTTACCTAGcacagcgcaggctccccagggGTCCTGAATGTCGCCCACTGGGCACGTGGCAGAGGTTCTGGCATTCGACTGGGGGGCGGGTCTTGTAGCCGCCTAAATAAGCCACGTTGTGAtcccacaggcagcctgg is a genomic window containing:
- the LOC102460420 gene encoding guanine nucleotide-binding protein G(I)/G(S)/G(O) subunit gamma-10, whose amino-acid sequence is MSSNNSLSSMQRLVEQLKLEAGMERIKVSQAAAELQQYCMQNACKDALLIGIPAGSNPFREPRSCALL